From a single Deinococcus humi genomic region:
- the hutH gene encoding histidine ammonia-lyase — MILDRSLSLEEFIRVVRGGEPVELAETARERILTARAVVERIVEGGAAVYGINTGFGKFASVRVGNDELQQLQYNLIVSHAIGVGEALPAEVVRGMLLLRAVSLCQGHSGVRPAVVDLLLALLNAGAHPVVPAQGSVGASGDLAPLAHLALALIGLGEIEYGGEVCPAAEVLAGLGLTPLTLQAKEGLALINGTQLMGSLLGLALADAHTLLGTANLAAAMTVEALYGSHQPFRADLVGLRPHPGAVAVAAELRHFLRGSEIAPSHAECGKVQDPYSLRAVPQVHGATHDALAQAALVLETEFASVTDNPLVFPETGEVVSGGNFHGQPLALTADALKVAVAELGSVSERRCEQLLNPSLSGLPGFLAAHGGLNSGLMIAQYTAAALVSENKVLAHPASVDSIPTSANQEDHVSMGAHGARQLRQILGHVQTVVSIELLCAAQALDFQKLRAGVGAQAAYEGIRQVVPTMEEDRYYRPDLLHLRELVVSGELLETARRA; from the coding sequence ATGATCCTGGACCGAAGTTTGTCGCTGGAAGAATTTATCCGCGTGGTTCGCGGCGGTGAGCCCGTGGAACTGGCGGAGACAGCCCGTGAACGCATCCTGACCGCCCGCGCTGTGGTCGAGCGCATCGTGGAGGGCGGCGCGGCGGTGTACGGTATCAATACGGGCTTCGGCAAGTTCGCCAGCGTGCGGGTGGGCAATGACGAACTCCAGCAGCTCCAGTACAACCTGATCGTGTCGCACGCCATCGGGGTGGGCGAGGCCCTGCCCGCCGAGGTGGTGCGCGGCATGCTGCTGCTGCGCGCCGTGTCGCTGTGTCAGGGCCACTCGGGGGTGCGTCCGGCGGTCGTGGACCTGCTGCTGGCGCTGTTGAACGCGGGGGCGCATCCAGTGGTGCCCGCGCAGGGCAGCGTGGGCGCGTCGGGCGATCTGGCCCCGCTCGCCCATCTGGCCCTGGCCTTGATCGGGCTGGGCGAGATCGAATACGGCGGTGAGGTTTGCCCCGCCGCCGAGGTGCTGGCCGGGCTGGGGCTCACCCCGCTGACCTTGCAGGCCAAGGAGGGCCTCGCGCTGATCAACGGCACGCAGCTGATGGGCAGCCTGCTGGGGCTGGCGCTCGCGGACGCCCACACGCTGCTGGGCACGGCCAACCTGGCGGCGGCCATGACCGTGGAGGCCCTGTACGGTTCTCATCAGCCCTTCCGCGCCGATCTGGTGGGCCTGCGCCCGCATCCCGGCGCGGTGGCGGTGGCCGCCGAGCTGCGCCACTTCCTGCGCGGCTCCGAGATCGCACCCAGCCACGCCGAATGCGGCAAGGTGCAGGATCCATACTCGCTCCGCGCCGTGCCGCAGGTCCACGGCGCAACCCACGACGCGCTGGCCCAGGCGGCCCTTGTTCTGGAGACCGAATTTGCCTCCGTGACCGACAATCCGCTGGTCTTTCCCGAAACGGGCGAGGTGGTGTCGGGCGGCAATTTCCACGGACAGCCACTGGCCCTGACCGCCGACGCCCTGAAGGTGGCGGTGGCCGAGCTGGGCAGCGTCAGCGAGCGCCGCTGCGAGCAATTGCTCAATCCGTCCCTCAGCGGGCTGCCGGGTTTTCTGGCTGCGCACGGTGGTCTCAACAGCGGCCTGATGATCGCGCAGTACACGGCGGCCGCGCTGGTCAGCGAGAACAAGGTGCTAGCCCACCCCGCCAGCGTGGACAGCATTCCCACCAGCGCCAACCAGGAGGATCATGTCAGCATGGGCGCGCACGGCGCACGCCAGTTGCGCCAGATTCTGGGCCACGTCCAGACCGTGGTCAGCATTGAACTGCTGTGCGCCGCCCAGGCGCTGGATTTCCAGAAACTCCGTGCGGGCGTGGGCGCCCAGGCCGCCTACGAGGGCATCCGTCAGGTCGTGCCAACGATGGAGGAGGACCGTTACTACCGCCCCGATCTGTTGCATCTGCGCGAGCTGGTGGTGAGCGGCGAATTGCTGGAGACGGCCCGGCGGGCCTAG
- a CDS encoding bifunctional 3-deoxy-7-phosphoheptulonate synthase/chorismate mutase, with protein MTQPRTIEDLRSEIDQINRDLLKLLSQRATVVAQIGHAKTQEGRPNHYDPAREEQQLRELEELNPGPFTGATVKSIFKEIFKASLALEESNDKKQLLVSRKVKREDTVLDIDGVKIGGNEPPIIIAGPCSIESEEQMEQTAEYLAAKGVKILRGGAYKPRTSPYGFQGMGVDGLILGGRVARANKMLFVTEVMDTRDVEVVAEYADILQVGARNMHNFALLREVGRARRPVLLKRGLSATIEEWLYAAEYILSEGNNEVILCERGIRTFEKWTRNTLDLSAVALAKQETHLPVVVDVTHAAGRRDLLIPLAKAALAVGADGIHIEVHPSPATALSDNEQQLDFAGYDRFDDALKPMMKVPAGV; from the coding sequence ATGACACAACCGCGTACCATCGAAGACCTCCGCTCCGAGATTGACCAGATCAACCGTGATCTGTTGAAACTGCTGTCCCAGCGCGCCACGGTGGTGGCCCAGATCGGTCACGCCAAGACCCAGGAAGGCCGTCCCAACCATTACGACCCGGCGCGCGAGGAACAGCAACTGCGCGAGCTGGAGGAACTGAACCCCGGCCCCTTCACGGGCGCCACAGTCAAGAGCATCTTCAAGGAAATCTTCAAGGCCAGCTTGGCGCTGGAAGAGAGCAACGACAAGAAGCAGCTGCTGGTGTCGCGCAAGGTCAAGAGGGAGGACACCGTTCTGGACATCGACGGCGTCAAGATCGGTGGCAACGAACCGCCCATCATCATTGCCGGGCCGTGCAGCATCGAATCGGAAGAACAGATGGAACAGACCGCCGAGTATCTGGCGGCCAAGGGTGTGAAGATTCTGCGCGGCGGGGCGTACAAGCCGCGCACCAGCCCCTACGGCTTCCAGGGCATGGGCGTGGACGGCCTGATCCTGGGGGGCCGGGTGGCCCGCGCCAACAAGATGCTGTTCGTGACCGAGGTGATGGACACCCGCGACGTGGAGGTGGTGGCCGAGTACGCCGACATCCTGCAGGTCGGGGCGCGCAACATGCACAACTTCGCCCTGCTGCGCGAGGTCGGCCGCGCCCGTCGCCCGGTGCTGCTCAAGCGCGGGCTTTCAGCCACCATCGAGGAATGGCTGTACGCCGCCGAGTACATCCTCTCGGAAGGCAACAACGAGGTCATCCTGTGCGAGCGCGGCATCCGCACCTTCGAGAAGTGGACCCGCAACACGCTGGATCTCTCGGCGGTGGCCCTCGCCAAACAGGAAACCCACCTGCCCGTGGTCGTGGACGTGACCCACGCCGCCGGACGCCGTGACCTGCTGATCCCGCTGGCCAAGGCGGCGCTGGCCGTCGGGGCGGACGGCATCCACATCGAGGTCCACCCCAGCCCCGCCACCGCCCTGAGCGACAACGAGCAACAACTGGACTTCGCCGGGTATGACCGATTCGACGATGCCCTGAAGCCGATGATGAAGGTGCCTGCTGGCGTTTAA
- a CDS encoding globin, whose amino-acid sequence MTAPLQLSAGGSLYERIGPEALSALVTRFYMLVAQDPDLAPIFPNDLTLTAEKQLAFLTGFLGGPPLYHRTYGPPRLRARHLPHAITPTRGRAWLACMARALRDTPQIGEAEARELHSALTRVAAHMVNTAEEGGSQNTGVGQLLSID is encoded by the coding sequence ATGACCGCACCCCTTCAACTCTCCGCGGGCGGCTCGCTGTACGAACGCATCGGGCCGGAGGCGCTGTCAGCGCTGGTGACCCGTTTTTACATGCTGGTGGCCCAGGACCCGGACCTCGCCCCGATCTTTCCCAACGATCTGACGTTGACCGCCGAGAAGCAACTGGCCTTTCTGACCGGCTTTCTGGGCGGGCCCCCGCTCTACCACCGGACGTACGGCCCACCCAGATTGCGGGCGCGTCATCTGCCTCATGCCATCACACCCACGCGCGGGCGGGCGTGGCTGGCGTGCATGGCCCGCGCCCTGCGGGACACGCCGCAGATCGGGGAGGCAGAGGCGCGCGAACTGCATTCGGCACTGACGCGGGTGGCCGCGCACATGGTCAATACCGCGGAGGAAGGTGGCTCCCAGAACACCGGAGTTGGACAACTCCTTTCAATTGACTAG
- a CDS encoding ABC transporter permease, translated as MLTLLLLEFRKLLGSRSAKLALIVTFLLPLIWAFAPRLSALIQVNMISGWQLPAVSIGVTIQYLLPLFIAVTVAETIGSETAQGTLAPLLLRPVDRTKVIASKLIAALIFPFLLIATTVAGSLLAGIPLGFGTFTGGTGLGPGLFVGVGQLSGGEALGQVLRGAFLAAIVLMPVAALSLLFGVLYLNTAASALATFATLIVMRLLVVLPETLQRILLTSHFGLYVQQGDIGQPLILLLIYTLGFGLMAIYAFDRRDV; from the coding sequence ATGCTGACACTCCTGCTGCTGGAATTCCGTAAGCTGCTGGGCTCGCGCAGCGCCAAGCTGGCCCTGATCGTGACCTTTCTGCTGCCGCTGATCTGGGCCTTCGCGCCGCGGCTGAGCGCGCTGATTCAGGTCAACATGATCAGCGGGTGGCAGTTGCCCGCCGTCAGTATCGGCGTGACCATCCAGTACCTGCTGCCCCTCTTCATCGCCGTGACCGTGGCCGAGACCATCGGCTCGGAAACGGCGCAGGGCACCCTGGCCCCGCTGCTGCTGCGTCCAGTGGACCGGACCAAGGTCATTGCCAGCAAACTGATCGCCGCGCTGATCTTCCCTTTTTTGCTGATCGCCACCACGGTGGCCGGATCGCTGCTGGCGGGAATTCCTCTGGGCTTCGGCACTTTCACGGGGGGCACTGGCCTGGGGCCGGGCCTGTTCGTGGGCGTGGGCCAGCTCAGCGGCGGCGAGGCCTTAGGGCAGGTTCTGCGCGGCGCGTTCCTGGCGGCCATCGTGCTGATGCCGGTAGCGGCACTGTCGCTGCTGTTCGGGGTGCTGTACCTGAACACGGCAGCCTCGGCGCTGGCCACCTTCGCCACCCTGATCGTGATGCGCCTGCTGGTGGTGCTGCCGGAGACCCTTCAGCGCATCCTGCTGACCTCGCACTTCGGGCTGTACGTCCAGCAGGGCGATATCGGGCAACCTTTGATCCTGCTCCTGATCTACACCCTGGGATTCGGCCTGATGGCGATCTACGCCTTTGACCGCCGCGACGTGTAG
- a CDS encoding ABC transporter ATP-binding protein, whose amino-acid sequence MTKQGAPAIPAIEVRGLNKKYGNHSVLEEVFLNVRPGEVYALTGPNGTGKTTLIRCMTGLAFPTGGEVRLMGRDVHTDGARARAYLGAVVEAPAKFYPQFTGTQNLQIHANLAAMAPGGRRVSRDRLREVLALLELTRMADRKVQEYSLGQRQRLGVASAILAEPKVLILDEPTSGLDPLGIGLIHRIVTSLATDGCAVVLSTHHLREIATYAHTVGILTGGRLVDTVDLRARQAAYRFRVDDPVGAAAVLERLPFVRKVSTRTPFAIAHLGGEARVPDALSRLSEEGIRVFEASPDHFDLYEYYRERVEQA is encoded by the coding sequence GTGACGAAGCAAGGCGCGCCCGCCATTCCTGCCATCGAGGTCCGGGGGCTGAACAAGAAGTACGGCAACCACAGCGTTCTGGAGGAAGTGTTTTTGAACGTCCGTCCCGGCGAGGTCTATGCCCTGACCGGCCCCAACGGCACCGGCAAGACCACCCTGATCCGCTGCATGACCGGCCTGGCCTTTCCCACCGGCGGCGAGGTCAGGCTGATGGGCCGCGACGTGCACACCGATGGCGCGCGCGCCCGCGCCTACCTGGGGGCAGTGGTGGAAGCTCCGGCCAAGTTCTACCCGCAGTTCACCGGCACCCAGAATCTGCAGATCCACGCCAATCTGGCGGCAATGGCCCCTGGTGGGCGGCGGGTGAGCCGGGACCGGCTGCGCGAGGTGCTGGCGCTCCTGGAGCTGACCCGCATGGCCGACCGCAAAGTGCAGGAGTACTCGCTGGGACAGCGGCAACGGCTGGGCGTCGCCAGCGCCATCCTGGCCGAGCCGAAAGTGCTGATTCTGGACGAGCCGACCAGCGGCCTCGATCCGCTGGGCATCGGGCTGATCCACCGCATCGTGACCAGTCTGGCGACGGACGGCTGCGCGGTGGTCCTGAGCACGCACCACCTGCGCGAAATTGCCACCTACGCCCATACGGTGGGCATCCTGACCGGGGGGCGACTGGTGGACACCGTGGATCTGCGCGCCCGTCAGGCGGCCTACCGTTTCCGGGTGGACGATCCGGTGGGCGCCGCAGCGGTGCTGGAGCGTCTGCCCTTCGTCCGCAAGGTCAGCACCCGCACCCCCTTTGCCATCGCGCATCTGGGCGGTGAGGCCCGCGTGCCCGACGCCCTGTCACGCCTGAGCGAGGAGGGCATCCGGGTCTTCGAGGCCAGTCCCGATCACTTCGACCTGTACGAGTATTACCGCGAGCGCGTGGAGCAAGCCTGA
- a CDS encoding superoxide dismutase family protein, whose protein sequence is MMRQVKKTLVLGLGGAALLLSGLVMAGGAESMTPMPANLSATAALRDAAGEVRGAATFEQAGMGVRVTVNVSGLNPGMHGLHVHEFGRCTPGVDPAENKVVPFGGAGGHFDPGHSKNHDGPDAGNKYGHGGDLPMLEVSADGTGKATFTTSKLSLTGMNGVLNRSIVIHTGMDDYKSDPSGKSGARERCGVILRNNFTARDYPLPDPQSFPEGVAYDTSKGVIYTGSAANGNIYAINATTGATSLFSEGGAKGRSTALGLKVDAQGRLWVAGGATGAINILSKDGAPIATLMTPPSPNPYLNDLIPTSDGSVYVTDSTRPVIWRVRDMKVEPWLNLGGTPIKYGPGINLNGIVATPDGRYLLSIQLNTGELWRIDTRTKAVRKVMAGLKNGDGLLLDGQTLYVARNADGVVSKVSLGADYGSGTLVMEEPLTGLKFPTTLARVDGDVVVTQGQLDKLQGGIPETPFKLTRFKMF, encoded by the coding sequence ATGATGCGGCAGGTCAAGAAGACGCTGGTCCTCGGGCTGGGCGGTGCGGCGCTGCTCCTGAGCGGTCTGGTGATGGCAGGCGGAGCCGAATCGATGACGCCGATGCCCGCCAATCTGAGCGCGACGGCGGCCCTGCGTGACGCCGCCGGGGAGGTGCGCGGCGCGGCCACCTTCGAGCAGGCGGGCATGGGTGTACGCGTCACGGTCAATGTCAGCGGCCTGAACCCTGGGATGCATGGGCTGCACGTCCACGAGTTCGGGCGCTGCACCCCCGGGGTGGACCCTGCAGAGAACAAGGTGGTGCCCTTCGGCGGCGCGGGCGGTCATTTCGATCCGGGCCACAGCAAGAATCACGATGGCCCTGACGCGGGCAACAAGTACGGCCACGGTGGGGACCTGCCCATGCTGGAAGTGAGCGCGGACGGCACCGGCAAGGCCACGTTCACCACCAGCAAGCTCAGCCTGACAGGGATGAACGGCGTGCTGAACCGTTCGATCGTAATTCACACGGGCATGGACGACTACAAGAGCGATCCCAGTGGCAAGAGCGGCGCGCGTGAGCGTTGCGGGGTCATTCTTCGCAACAACTTCACCGCGCGTGACTACCCACTGCCCGATCCGCAGAGTTTCCCGGAGGGTGTGGCCTACGACACCAGCAAGGGCGTGATCTACACCGGCAGCGCGGCCAACGGCAACATCTACGCCATCAATGCCACGACAGGAGCCACCAGCCTCTTCTCGGAGGGGGGAGCCAAGGGGCGCAGTACCGCACTGGGCCTGAAGGTAGACGCTCAGGGCCGCCTGTGGGTGGCCGGGGGCGCGACCGGGGCCATCAACATCCTGTCGAAGGACGGCGCACCCATCGCTACACTGATGACGCCGCCCAGCCCCAATCCCTACCTCAATGACCTGATTCCCACCTCTGACGGCAGCGTCTACGTGACCGACTCCACCCGTCCGGTCATCTGGCGCGTGCGGGACATGAAAGTAGAGCCCTGGCTGAATCTGGGCGGCACCCCCATCAAGTACGGCCCCGGCATCAATCTGAACGGCATCGTGGCCACGCCGGACGGGCGGTACCTGCTGAGCATCCAGCTCAACACCGGCGAGTTGTGGCGCATCGACACGCGGACCAAGGCCGTCCGGAAGGTCATGGCCGGTCTGAAGAATGGCGACGGCCTGCTGCTGGACGGCCAGACCCTGTACGTGGCCCGCAACGCGGACGGAGTCGTGAGTAAGGTCAGCCTCGGCGCCGACTATGGCAGCGGCACCCTGGTCATGGAAGAGCCGCTGACGGGCCTCAAGTTCCCCACCACGCTGGCGCGGGTGGACGGTGACGTGGTGGTCACGCAGGGGCAACTGGATAAATTACAGGGCGGTATTCCCGAAACGCCGTTCAAGCTGACGCGCTTCAAAATGTTCTAA